From Neofelis nebulosa isolate mNeoNeb1 chromosome X, mNeoNeb1.pri, whole genome shotgun sequence:
TcagttactttttatatattaaaatgttttgttgtgactttgaatctatagatcaatttggggagaattaacatcttaacaatattgaccTTTCAAACCATGAACATATATGTCTCCATTACTCAGATCAGCTGTAATTTATCTCCAgaatgttctgtagttttcattgtacacgtttttaacattttttgtcaTAGTTATCCCtaagttttaaacatttctaaggtgttaaatttttgttaatttcaatGTTCTCTTGTTTGTTACTGGAAATATGACTGATTGTTTTGAACATTCACCTTGGGTCCTGCAACATtcctaaattcacttattagttctagtttgttgttgttgttgttgttgttgatgctAGATCCTAGAGAATCTGTTTTCTACACACACGATCAAGTAGTCTGCAAATAACAAAAgtttgccttctttctccctgccaatctaggttttctttttttctttctttcttcctttctttcttctttctttcttctttctttctttctttctttctttctttctttctttctttctttctttctttctttctttctttctctttttctccttattgcactggctggaacctccagtacaatattgaattgaggtggtgagagtgggcaaGCTTCTCTTGTTCTTGATCTAAGAGTGGAGAGCATTCTGGCCTTCACCTGGAAGTATGATGCCAGCTGTAGGTTTTGTAGATGCTCTTCATTAGATTGAGGAGTTCTATTTTATTCCCAGTTTGATGAGAGTTTTTAAAAGAACCATATAATATAGAAATTCTCCTTCAATGCATttaccctagagaaatgaaaacatgcttaCACAGTAATCTGTACGTGAATGTTTACAGCTGACTTATTTGTAATTGCTAAAAACCTGAAACACGCCCAATGTCctttaacagatgaatggatccCCAAACTGTAATACATTTATCCATACTGTGGCTAACATTAAAGTGATCACATGATCCCGACCTCCTGATGATGTCTTTGAGTGTGGGTGGGGATTGTGAATTGCttctaaaaaaagagaatatggcAGAGATGATGGAACGTCACTGCTGTGATTATGTTACATTAAACATGTCTCTATTTTGCAAACTGAgtcgctctccctctcccactggccATGAAGAAGCAAGCTGCAGTGTTGAAGTACCTGTGGAGAGGGCAACACAGCACAGAATTACCTGCAAGCTTGAAACCAAATTAAGAGATTCTTATTATACTTTGTTATATTAACTGCTCAAGGTGCATTATCCTTTAAATATGCTTCTTTGGATTATGTTGGCTAGAATTTGGGGCTTTCCCTTTTTGTTGCAAGGCAACCTCATCTATAATCAGCGATGCATTACTTCTTTGGTTGAGCAGTGCACGAATAAGCACAAATCAGCAGGAACATGTGTTCACAGAATCTCACTCGAGTGGTGTCAAGAGACAAGGTCCGCAAAGGACACAGCAGGACTGAGACTGAGGGGAGGAAGGGGTAAAATTTAAGGAACCCTCAACCCAGGGAACAGGTGAAAGTCCCCCAGGGGCGCTGTGCACCAGAAGCACTCCTCAAATAGGAAGCACTTTGGCCCTCCCTTCTCCACGTGCAGCTGACTCCGCCCTCACCTAAGACCTGGTGACTTGGGCTcctcccctggccccacccctctcccaccgcCCACCGCCCGCGAGGACAacctcggccccgcccctccaTTCTGACCCCGCCTCCCCGAGCGGCCTTTAGGCCCGACCCACCCGGTGCGCTCGCGCCCTAGGGCACCCACCGCTCCGTCACGCCTGCGCCCTGGCGACCACCCGGCCTCGTGGGCGGAGCCGGCGCCAGTCccgccctggccccgcccccgggcccggGCCCGCCTCCGCGCACACGCACTTCCCGCCACGCCTCCCCACCCAGCAcagccccaccccgccccgcacagccccgccccgccccgcacagcccagctcagcccagcccaacCAGCGCGAGCGCGAGCGCGAGCGCGGCGCGATGGACGGCCGAGTGCAGCTGATCAAggccctcctggccctgcccctgcgGCCCCAGACGCGGCGGTGGAGGAACCCGATTCCCTTCCCCGAGACTTTTGACGGCGACACCGACCGCCTCCCGGAGTTCATCGTGCAGACGGGCGCCTACATGTTAGTGGACGAGACCCTGTTCTCCAGCGATGCCCTGAAGGTGACGTTCCTCATCACCCGCCTCACGGGGCCGGCCCTGCAGTGGGTGATCCCCTACATCAGGAAGGAGAGCCCCCTCCTCAATGATTACCGGGGCTTCCTGGCCGAGATGAAGCGGGTGTTTGGCTGGGTGGAGGACGAGGACTTCTAGGCCGGGAGCCCCTCGGGCCTGGGGGCGGGTGCTCGGGGGAGGGTGCGCTGCGCCCGTCGCCGCCGCGCAGATGGCCGCGGGCGGCGCCTCGCCGCGcctcgccctccctccccctcgcCGCGATCGAGCGGCCGCGCTCTCCCCCGCGCTGCTGTCCCCTCCCGCGTAGTGCTTGCCTTTGTTCCAGGAATAGCGCTCCAGGTCCCCGCTGCCGCCGCCGGGCCCCGCTCGGGAGCGCGCCGCCGCCCCCTGCGGCCAGCCGGGCCCCTCCCGCGCAGCACACTTGGCCTCGGGCCGGCGCTCCAGCTGCGGGCCGGGCTCCCGTTGCACGCCGGACAGACCACCCACAGCCCGGCCGCTGCGGGCCGCCTCCGCCAGACTGACCGCCAGGCCTGCGGCGCCGCGCGCGGAGACCCGCGCTGAGGCCGGGCCGCCGTCGCCACCCAGCGCACACCGCCGACACACTGCGGCCCGCGGCCATCTGGACTCAGCCGACAAGCGTCTGAGCTGGCCacggcccctggcccctggcccctggcccctggcccctggctcctggcccctggcccctggcctctGGCCAGCGATTCCAGCAGCTCGCCACCCACCGCGCCCCGGCTGGAGGGCCGGGCCAGCCTCTCAGCTGCAGCGGGAcccactccctcccacctcccggAGACCTCTTCTGCTCCTGCCAGATGGCCGCCGggtcccaggggtgcctggcagcCAAATCCAGTCACTCGTTTCCTCCTGTGGACCTGTTAGTTTTGCCCACAATCCGGTTCTCTTCTCAATTCGCAGCTGTCTCTCTGACGTGTGCCTTTTGTTCAACACAGTAATTAAGCCCTGCACTCTGCCCAGCTCTTCTACACTACCTGGACAAacgtcttttccttcttttcaataaatgtcagACGCTGTGCAAAAGAAATTGAGTCTCCATGAGTGTggcacctctccctccctggtcCAGTGCGTGGGGTCCGTGGCCCGTTGAGCAGGCATGTGTGTCCCCTGTCATTCTGTGGCCGACGTCGAGTCCTGCATGATGCAAGCGAGCCGACGGTCCTGTGCTGGTCCCGGGGATGGGCACCCCACCGGTGGCCGTTGGGGCCCAGAGGCTGCCTCGTCCAATCCAGTCGGCTGCGTGCCCCTTAGGAAATGGACCTCGATCTGAGTTTGGCCAAGGCGATAGCAGGAAAAGTCGACTAGGAGGCTTCTGGAAAAGAATTCCTCATTTCCAGAATGCTGCTTGAAAGCACAACACCTTTTTGTGGCAGATCGTGAATCCCACACATTTGTTGCTGAACACCTGTCAAACTGTATTTAATTCATTATTCAGGGAATCAGCAGAATGACAGGTTCTTTAGAAAAAGCACTTACATTTACAAAGCCTTGACTGGGTGAGTGGTAGAGAAGGGAATGCACAAGTGGCATTGTTCGTTGAATACAAACCTGGTTGAGGAGCCTCAGGACAATAAAATTCTAAGTTTCTCTGAAGGGCAGAATAGGAACAAAGACATTACTTCTTACTGTTTCTCTGTATGCTAACCTCTGAAGTCTGTGCGGACAATAGCCTCTGCTACCTGGTCTATGGCTGGGAAGGTTAAATATCCTGATAGAGTCAGATAAAAGGTGGGCTTATAGAGGAGCACTCAGTCAGCTCTGCCTCATTTCTGATTCGGGAATCTGTAAAATTCCAATAGATTTTCAACCCAAAGAAGTTGCATTCCAGcaagaaaaattacatatatggttGTGTATTATTTTGCCTATGTGGCCATAGCAAAGCACCACAACCTGGGAGTCTTAAAGATCAGTAATTGCTTGTCtgacagttctgaaggctagaagttgAAAATCATGTTGTGAACAAAgtcagttcctttttttaaactttatttaaacttgaaataaatttaaaggggaggggcagagagagagagagagagagagagagagagagtcccaagcaggctccatgttgttagTGCTGAGCCAGAGGcaaggcctgaactcacaaacccgtgagatcatgacctgaactgaaatcaagagtcagactcttaacctactgagccacctaggcgcggAGAAGTCGGTTCCTTTTGAGGCCTGTAAGGGAAGGCTCTGttccaggcttctctccttgCATGATAGATGGCTGCCCTCTCCCTAAGACTCTTCATATTATCCTCCCTCTGTGTGCATCTGTCTCtttaaatttcccctttttataaagaaacCAATCATGATAGATTAGTGCCTGCCCTAATGACCTGATGTAACTTGGTTACCTCTGCAAAGACTCTATCTGTACATAAGGCCATGTTCCAAGGTACTGGGGGTGAGAATTACTACACACCATTTGTGGGGAGACAATTCAACCAATAACTGATTCCATGTTCATATCAgagttttcaagagaaaaaatcCCTGCCCTGTTCTGTCCACATGGCTTCTTTTATTCTAGATCATGTATGTCATTTCACTCTGAAATCAGTAGAAGGTGCAAGGTAATTCACCACCCTTTAAATAGGAAGAGGCCCTTGGCTCCTTTCAGTGCAGCAGGTCTGAAGAGAGCAAAGTAgcgacagggagggagaggaagaacgAAAATTCATCTCCGTGCAGTTCAGACCTTTAACCTCTGTATGGGTCTCAAGAgcatgtacacatttttttttctggctggtcTAGCACAgcttttcagaaaacattttagatCAGTCGGCATACTCTgctgtcctctcctccccagtcAGAAGTGTCCCctggtgaaataagtcagagaaagattgacttatgatttcacttatatgtggaaactcaaaactaaaataaatgagcaaacaaaacaaaacagaaacggacttataaatacagagaacaaactgatttctttgccaaagtgggggggggggtgacataggtgaaggggattaagaggtaaaTTTTTTCAGggtacctgagtggttcagttggttaagcactcttaatttcacctcaggtcatgatctcactgagatctagccccatgtcaggctctgagctcagctcagagccttcttgggattctctctctgcccctcccccactcattctctctctctctctctctctctctctctctctctctctctctctcaaaaataaacattaaaaaaagaagtacagggtacacctgggtggctcagtccattaagcgtctgacttcagctcaggtcatgatcttgcagtctgagttcgagccctgcgtctggctctgtgctgacatctcagagcctggagcctgcttcaggttctgtgtctctttctttctctgcccctcccccactcatgctctgtctctctctctctctctcaaaaatgaataaatgttaaaaaaagaggtACAGTTGTtgagttataaagtaaataactCAGAGATGTAACCTACAACATAAGggatatagtcagtaatattgtaacaACTTGGTATGTGACAGTGACTGGATTTATTGGGGCGAccattacataatatatataaatatgaaatcactatgttgtacacttgaaatgaatacaatattgtatgtcagttatccttcaatttaaaaaaagatttgtccACTGGTTAGTAGATCTGTATATTGGCCTGGGGACGTGTATAGTTTTTGGAGTTATGAATTGTCCTAATAATTTCATATACATTCTGAAATCTCTACATGACATTATAATGTACAGACACGAGAGAGTGCTGGCAACACAGATATGTGTTTTTACAGCaacatatttgaaatttgaaaaattattgtaTTGCTGGTGAATTACATTGGTTCATTCAGCCCTCCAGTCTTTATCAGATTGTGTGTGTTAGTTGGTTAACATATGATGTGCTTATCATGCCTGATATTAGTATAATGCTTTCACAATTCATTTGCCATCCCTTTTAATCTTCTCTGCAAGACCTTGATTAATTGACTTGTTCACTCATTTGTAAGTCAGTCACTTATCATTTATTAAGTAATTCCTGGGTCCTAGGCACCTTACTATGAACTATGGATACATCAGTGCAAAAGTATGTCCAAGTCTTCCAGGAATTTAGAGTCCATTTGGCTGTACTGGGAAAATAACATGTTTCTGGAATCTCAGTTTTGGATTTGATTAAGAAGGGCTTGAGTCCATTCTCGGTCACACCAGCTGTATGATGTTATGCAAATTTCATAACCTTCCTAAtccattattttctcatttaaaaagtgggtgaaatgatacatatatattggGTTCCTTATGGGAATTCGATGAGATAACAAATGTAAGGTctgagtactcaataaatgggaCTTGCCATAACTCTAATAACAATaatcatttgtattattttttagggTATGATAATGGTTTGGTGCTTGTATATGGCACAGTGGGACTATagaataaagaacatttaaatcTGCCCTTGTTAAGACAGGGACCATCTCAATAGAGGAAGTAGTAAATGCATGGAGACTTGATTCCAACTTAAGAGGGCCACTTCTGTCTGAGGTTCAAAAGAATGAGACAGTGTGATTAGTATATAAAAGTCAGGGACAAGGCATGGTGGGACAGAAAGAATGCTACATCCTGATAACTCTTGTACGCCATGCAAAGTCATATATCAATTATCCTGTAGTCACCAGGGAACAATGGAAAGAAATTGACTGGACCACTGTTATGATTAGATTCACACTTTAATGTTCACTCTGGGGCTGACGTTGAGTAGAGTTGGGGGAGGATGGGTTGTGGGTCAAGTCCAGTAATGAGCATTTTGCAGGTGAAAACTATTGAGGGCTTCAAGAGCCTCAAAAGCAGATGGGAAGATAAACGTGACATTTAGATTTATTAGAACTATTGGTAATTATTTGGGAAGTGGaggttggggagaggaggaatCTGGGATGGGCCCAAGTTTCTGGCTTAGGGATTGGGCCATTCTTGGATCTGACATGGACCAGGCTCTCTCTAGCTGCTTTATTCCTTTGTCTGGGATATTTTGTGATTCTTCTTTGCTTTCCCATAATTTTCACCAGATGAATAAGACGATTTCTTACCCACTGGACCTGTTCACTTGAGTTAGAAGTTCTCCCTGAACTACCAAGTCTACCTTAGTAGCTCCCCTAATAGGCATCCCATATGTCCTCAAACTTTCATATGGCACCATATTGAAATAGGATAAATCTCATTTAATTGTGGATATTCAATCAATTTTTGTGACAGATCTAAAAATCAactttaagggcgcctgggtggctcagttggttaagcatccgacttcagctcaggtcatgatctcacagttcgtgagttcgagccctgcatcgggctctgtgccgactgacagctcagagcctggagcctgcttcggactcggtgtctccctctgtctttgctcctccctcgcttgttctctctctctctctctctctctctctctctctttctctctctctctctcaaaaataaacattaaaaaaaattaaaaatcaatttagatCGAGCtataatttacatgcaataaaATCACCCATTGAAAGTATAGGCTTCACTGcattttgaaatacatacaaTACGTGTGTTTGAGTGTATGAGTGGCTTTTCATTGCCTCCCATTCACCACGTTGGTTAGGGAGGGATTTCTGCCCTAGGGTTATGGGGATGGCTAAACATAGAGCACCTGACACCGGACACTTTTCAGCTATTGGGCCTCTGGCAAATTAATTTCCCTTGCTAAACCTCAGTTTTGTCAAATATAAACTGTGCTTACCTTGTGGGAGATGTCGAGGATCAAGAAAGAACATCTGTGTAAACATCCTGGGACATAGGAAATGCTCAAAAATCCCCAGCCATTTTGTTATTATATAGGCCTTTCTCTCTAAATCAAGAACATCCTTTAAGTGAAAGAAAGTTGGCCttgtgaaaactgaaaacaaaatactatagatTTAAGAGGTTAATTTGTAGAAACATAGTAagaagtggtattttttttttctggacatcAACCAGGCTTGTACCTAAATTAACAAACTCTAGTACTGCATTCCTTTCTCCACACGGTTTAAATGATTCTTTGAACTAGCACTGTCATTCTGCTGGTTTCCTGAATAATACATTCTTTTCAGAATGGTCAAGTTTATTgtaatatattcatacaatgcaaTAAGCAAACTATAATcacacacaaatgtatggtcCAATCCTACAGAGTTTCGAGTAAAACAAGCCCAACTCCAAATACTATAGattgtatcattccatttatagaaagaacaaaaataggcaaaagtgaTGTGTGCTGTCAGACATCAATTTGGAGGCACCTTAAAGTGCTAATGAGTGTAAGGGGGCATGAGAAGGATTTCTGAGGTCCCTCTAATGTTCTCTTTTTTGATCTGGGTACTGGTGAAACATGTGTGTTCTGTTTGTGAAAATTCTTCAAGTGGTATGGTCATGATATAGGCACTTTGCTGTATACTTCTGAAGTATATATACCTCAATAGAAGGTCACGGAACACTAATGGATATAGTATGAAGTCAAACTCAGTAATAAATGAGACTTTGACACTTGTCCCTCACCAAGCTGTGTGACAATTATGGTCGTAACAATTTGAGAGTTGCCCTTTCAagccagttgtttttttttttcaaatgcttacttatttatttttgagaggggggcgtggaggggcagagagagagtctcaagcaggctctgtgcagtcaggccagagcctgatgcagcgcttgatcccacgaaccgtgagatcatgacctgagcggaaatcaagagtcagatgctcaacccactgagccacccaggtgcccctcaagccaCTTATTGAGTTCTCTCTACCAAGATTGTCCTGCAACCCAAGATCTCTGGACACTAAACCAAAGGTCACTTTGTCCTGTGTctacatattacatttttttgtcCACATGAGTCACAAAATTTGTCTCATGTTATCTTAATTATGGACTTCAAGTCAGTATTAGTTGGGGctccaaccaccaccaccaaaaaaaaaaaaaaaggggggggcattaatttccttttctctctcatgcctcctatattcttttttttttttaacgtttatttttgagacagagagagacagagcatgaacgggggaggggcagagagagagggagacacagaatcggaagcaggctccaggctctgagccatcagcccagagcctgacgcggggctcgaacccacagaccgtgagatcatgacctgagctgaagtcggacgcttaaccgactgagccacccaggcgcccctcctatattcttttttaaaaaatcagtctttTAGGGGAGGCTGGGTAGCTGAGTGTGTTTCCCCCTCCCAAATCCGTATGTCAGAGTCCTACCCCCACTATGGTGGTATTTGGACATAGGGCATTAGGAGAGGTCATGAGGTGTAGATGAGGTCACGAGGTTGGAACCACCatggtgggattagtgcccttataagaggaagaaaccagaactctctctctcttatgaccatgtgaggatacaggcAAAAAGGCAGCCGTTTGCAGTCCTGAAAGTGAGCCCTCACAAGACACCTAATGTATCAGTACCTTGACCttgcatttcccagcctccagaactatgagaaatgaaTGTTCTGTTGTTTAAGGCATCCAGTCGGTGGTGTTTTATTACAGCAGCCTGAACTGGAACTGAGATACTAATGCAAAAGaacctcccttcttcccttacaaataccatttcttccttctcttcctttatggAGTCTTGTGAGAATGTTCATGATTAATTCTTGAGAAAATGCtcgtgtttaatttttttaatgtttatttttgagagagtgcaagtgggggaggggcagggatgagggacagaggattgaagcaggctctgcactgaaagcagagagcccaatgaggtgCTCGAACTCCcgcactgcaagatcatgaccccagccaacgctggacgcttaaccaactgagccaccccaatgcCCCTCTCATGTTTAATTCTTGAGAACTGTTAACCATCTCCCAGACAGATGTATCACAATAAAGGACTGAGGACGATACAGCTACTGTAGACTAAGGTACGATCCTAAACAGAGCCACACTGGCAGGAGGAAGAAGACTGCAGGGCATTTTTgttgagggaggaagagggtTATTGACATCATTCAATTGATGCCCAAAAGTCCCTGCCCTGTCCTACCTCTAGAGCCAGGCAGACACAGGTCGTAGGGAATATGCTGGACCAACTCCATGAAGTGTTTCCAAAACACCTTTCAAGCCACTTTAGCAGAATCTATGTTTAAAACCGAACAGCGAATACGCTGAACACAATCGTGTTTTGTACCCATCCACAAAGGccacctgccaacaccttgaatTAGAGCCTCATAATTAGCCTGCTTGCAACTATCTTAAGAACGCTGTGAATCATAAAAACCTCATTTCATTCAGCAATTCAAATTTTTCCTCTGACTTGAAGGCTTTGACCTGTTATGTGCCAAACTGCATGTTAACGGTGGTCTCACTATTTggagaaaccaaaaaataataataataaccaaggCGCATAATGCAGGTTATGTACCTCCAGCTCAATCACAACATATGAACGACAAGAGCTTACCCGTTCAAATGAAGAAAGAGTTGGGAGACAAATAAGAAGCCCCAAAATACTGGTGTGTTTTATTCTACCCTCCTGTGTTCTGGAAAATCACCAAAACTTAGAAATGAGGCAAAAAGTTGACGGTACAACCTTAAACATCGCACCAGAGAACTGCGTATGAGCCTTCCTATGGGTCATCTGACTCAGggtatttaattttgatgacaaTTCGTGAGGGAGTACAGGCTTTTTATagtactataaatataaatggttAAAACTGTAGATAAACAAGGagcaatgacttttttttcagattattagGTAAGTTTATACATTTATTGCCCTACAAGTCATCAACCAAGTTTGTACATAAACAATCTCATTTCTGCATGCTTTTCCCACCCCCAATACCCACATAATGGAGGttctataaatgttttttaaagcacCTATATCATTTTGCTGGTTTCCTGAAAAATGGGTTAAATAAAACTGTGACACTGTTCACCATCTATGTGGGATTAATGGTCTTTGACAATTCGGGTGCATTCAAATGACTTTTTTGGAAATGATAAAAACCTTTTCAGAGTAGCCTCCTGGTTGACTTCTCACATCACCTCGGCCAAACTACAGATCCATTTCTTAAGAGGCTTGGAACAATCCTTACTAGTCCAAAGGAGTCATCATCTGGGATTGACAAATTACAAGTGAGGTCTCTATCCCCACCATCTCAGGATCCTAACTTTGACGTTTTATAAGGCATGAGTCAAGGAGAGAGTTTCTAACATTATTCATGGAATGGCAAAGGAAAGCCCTTCTGAACAAGACATGGACCCCTTTTACGGGAGCAGGGAAGAAGAAGTGCCATGTTTAttgagacatttcttttttaagtgtctgacatttgttgaaaaaaaggaaaagacgtTTGTCCAGGTAGTGCCAGGAGTTGCGTAGAATGTGGGAGTTAGAATGATGACCAACAAAcacatatttaagaaattaatgCGAATTGAGAAGAGAACCGGATTGTGGGCAAAACTAACAGGTCCACAGGAGGAAACGAGTGACTGGATTTGgctgccaggcacccctgggaccCGGCGGCCATCTGGCAGGAGCAGAAGAGGTCTccgggaggtgggagggagtgggTCCCGCTGCAGCTGAGAGGCTGGCCCGGCCCTCCAGCCGGGG
This genomic window contains:
- the RTL8C gene encoding retrotransposon Gag-like protein 8C translates to MDGRVQLIKALLALPLRPQTRRWRNPIPFPETFDGDTDRLPEFIVQTGAYMLVDETLFSSDALKVTFLITRLTGPALQWVIPYIRKESPLLNDYRGFLAEMKRVFGWVEDEDF